In Chryseobacterium turcicum, a single window of DNA contains:
- a CDS encoding 2Fe-2S iron-sulfur cluster-binding protein, whose translation MEQQIYKGKLTQFHRLKIAKKERLTKNTFSLELEIPEDLKKNFKFEAGQYVSLKFQAHGENVINDYSMTSAPYEKKICLGIKINSTEGATAQLFENYEIGDEILVSEPNGRFTLVSKPSEFRTIVGFAAGIGITPILSHFKNILHNEPRTRLFLFLGNKNSEELIYRELLDNLARQHQDRLQIFYFYSQEKTADQFFYGRLDAKKLNLIINQILHLDDTDEESTIWDAVDEVLICGKGEMIKTLANACHHHGIPKKNIHFELFEEFNDDIYPVEKEFPLIENVQVDFKILGKTYQTELSDNREKILQQLLIQNFPVPYSCKSGICGSCECTLEEGEVELLENEYLTEKEEAHGKILACMSIAKTKKIKLNFDFN comes from the coding sequence ATGGAACAACAAATCTATAAAGGGAAACTCACGCAGTTTCATCGGTTAAAAATAGCTAAAAAAGAAAGGCTGACCAAAAATACTTTTTCTTTGGAGCTTGAAATTCCTGAGGATTTGAAAAAGAATTTTAAATTTGAAGCAGGTCAATATGTAAGTTTAAAATTTCAGGCTCATGGTGAAAATGTCATTAATGATTATTCGATGACGTCGGCTCCGTATGAGAAAAAGATATGTTTGGGAATTAAAATAAACTCAACAGAAGGAGCGACTGCTCAATTATTTGAAAACTACGAAATTGGAGATGAAATTTTGGTAAGTGAACCTAACGGAAGATTTACTTTGGTTTCTAAACCGAGCGAATTCAGGACTATTGTTGGTTTTGCGGCTGGAATTGGAATCACACCCATTTTAAGTCATTTTAAAAATATCCTTCATAATGAACCAAGAACGAGACTGTTTCTTTTTCTTGGAAATAAAAATTCTGAAGAACTTATTTATCGTGAACTTTTAGATAATCTTGCAAGGCAACACCAAGACAGACTGCAAATTTTCTATTTTTACTCACAGGAAAAAACCGCCGACCAGTTTTTTTATGGAAGATTGGATGCTAAAAAACTAAACTTAATTATCAATCAAATTCTGCATTTAGATGATACCGATGAAGAATCTACGATTTGGGATGCTGTGGATGAAGTTTTAATTTGTGGAAAAGGGGAAATGATAAAAACGTTGGCAAACGCTTGTCATCATCACGGAATTCCTAAAAAGAATATTCATTTTGAATTGTTTGAAGAGTTTAATGATGATATTTATCCTGTAGAAAAAGAATTTCCACTGATTGAAAATGTGCAGGTAGATTTTAAAATTTTAGGAAAAACCTATCAAACGGAGCTTTCAGATAACCGCGAGAAGATACTTCAGCAGCTTTTAATTCAAAATTTCCCAGTTCCTTATTCTTGCAAATCTGGAATTTGCGGCAGCTGTGAATGTACTTTGGAAGAAGGCGAAGTAGAGCTTTTAGAAAACGAATATCTTACCGAAAAGGAGGAAGCTCATGGGAAAATATTAGCGTGTATGTCAATTGCAAAAACTAAGAAAATAAAGCTTAACTTTGATTTCAATTGA
- a CDS encoding TlpA family protein disulfide reductase: MKKIILTAFLATALISCKKEAEKTDENIGVTDSTDIQNTPEAANVSLKSLSIPETADFLQKKNDTLYVTNFFATWCGPCVKEIPHFKKKIEELKDQPVKITFVSLDQKEIWNTEVPRFTMQHGIQNHTVLLDGQLLDDSFFKNNFKEWTGNAIPFTFMRRGDKTDETLGMISEEQLNEKISTLLK; the protein is encoded by the coding sequence ATGAAAAAAATAATTTTGACTGCCTTTTTAGCTACTGCATTGATTAGTTGTAAAAAAGAAGCTGAAAAAACGGATGAAAATATCGGTGTGACAGATTCTACAGATATTCAAAATACTCCAGAAGCAGCAAATGTTTCATTAAAATCGTTGTCTATACCAGAGACTGCTGATTTTTTACAAAAGAAAAACGATACCTTATACGTAACCAATTTTTTTGCGACTTGGTGTGGACCGTGTGTAAAAGAAATTCCTCATTTTAAAAAGAAAATAGAAGAACTGAAAGACCAACCTGTAAAAATTACTTTTGTAAGCCTAGACCAAAAAGAAATTTGGAACACTGAAGTTCCTCGTTTTACAATGCAGCACGGAATTCAAAATCATACTGTTCTTTTAGACGGACAGCTTTTAGACGACAGCTTTTTTAAAAATAATTTTAAAGAATGGACTGGAAATGCAATTCCGTTTACGTTTATGAGAAGAGGTGATAAAACAGACGAAACGTTGGGTATGATTAGCGAAGAGCAACTCAACGAAAAAATTTCTACTCTTTTGAAATAA
- a CDS encoding SanA/YdcF family protein yields the protein MRIIRNIFKLFFVSVEIVFLLICLSNAWVFGLTNGRTYTKISKIPPREVALVLGTSPRMRSGLSNPYFTKRMDATALLYHHGKIKKIIVSGEKSKGYNEPAAMKNYLIYQEGVPEEIIMEDPEGFNTYKSILRCKDVYKKKNVIIVSQGFHNLRALFFARNNNMNALGFDAQDVTKPESYYRNQSREILARVVAVVYFVLGISSD from the coding sequence TTGAGAATAATCAGAAACATATTTAAGCTATTTTTTGTGTCAGTAGAAATTGTTTTTCTTCTGATATGTTTATCTAATGCCTGGGTTTTTGGGCTCACCAATGGAAGAACCTATACCAAAATTTCAAAAATTCCGCCTAGAGAAGTGGCTTTAGTTTTAGGGACATCACCAAGAATGCGTTCCGGGCTTTCTAATCCTTATTTTACCAAAAGGATGGATGCCACTGCATTGCTTTATCATCACGGAAAAATAAAAAAAATCATCGTAAGCGGCGAAAAAAGCAAAGGATATAACGAGCCTGCTGCGATGAAAAACTATCTTATTTATCAAGAAGGGGTGCCTGAAGAAATCATTATGGAAGACCCAGAAGGCTTTAATACCTACAAAAGTATTTTACGTTGTAAAGATGTGTACAAAAAGAAAAATGTGATTATCGTTTCTCAAGGTTTTCATAATTTGAGAGCATTATTTTTTGCACGAAATAATAATATGAATGCACTAGGATTCGATGCTCAGGATGTTACAAAACCAGAGAGTTACTACAGAAACCAATCCCGCGAAATACTTGCAAGAGTGGTCGCTGTAGTGTATTTTGTGTTAGGAATTTCTTCAGATTAA
- a CDS encoding FecCD family ABC transporter permease, with amino-acid sequence MSKKFKILCLFLVIAVILTALINLNTGFLTLNLQDFFQDSTNSQIAEIRVNRVLVMLLAGISIPTSGFLMQEYFQNPLAGPDILGITSVASLSVAFYIFFSHNIFLPEFLQNSFLSLSAIIGSLVLMLVLLSMSNKFQDKSYLIIFGFLVSAFAGAIVSLLQFYAENQSLKNYILWSFGANNMVSRNQIIVLSVLVFIGLFICFKAIKPLIGNSLGSSYAQSLGVNLNHLKLMIIVASSLLSASVTAFLGPILFIGIIVPHFCRLIYNPSKLWQQWILNMFLGMLMMLFFSIIAEKSQIPLNVISSVFGIPVILMMLLKQNKV; translated from the coding sequence ATGTCTAAAAAATTTAAAATCCTGTGTCTATTTTTAGTAATCGCAGTTATTTTGACAGCGCTCATTAATCTGAATACAGGATTTTTAACTTTAAATCTTCAGGATTTCTTTCAGGATTCCACCAACAGTCAGATAGCAGAAATTCGTGTAAATAGGGTTTTAGTGATGCTTTTGGCGGGAATTTCAATTCCTACCTCAGGTTTTCTCATGCAGGAATACTTTCAGAATCCTCTTGCCGGACCTGATATTTTAGGAATTACCTCAGTTGCCAGCTTATCGGTTGCATTTTATATTTTCTTTTCCCATAATATTTTCCTGCCAGAATTTTTGCAAAACAGTTTTCTCAGTTTATCGGCAATTATCGGGAGTTTAGTCTTGATGCTCGTTTTACTGTCAATGTCGAATAAATTTCAGGATAAATCATATCTTATTATTTTCGGTTTTCTGGTTTCAGCTTTTGCAGGAGCTATTGTTTCTCTGCTTCAGTTTTATGCAGAAAATCAAAGCTTAAAAAACTATATTTTATGGTCTTTTGGAGCTAATAATATGGTGTCGAGAAATCAGATTATTGTTCTTTCTGTTTTAGTTTTTATTGGATTATTTATTTGTTTTAAAGCTATAAAACCATTAATTGGAAATTCTCTGGGAAGTTCATATGCTCAAAGCTTAGGAGTTAATTTAAATCATTTGAAGTTGATGATTATTGTTGCTTCTTCTCTACTTTCAGCCTCTGTTACAGCGTTTTTAGGCCCGATATTATTTATTGGAATTATTGTTCCTCATTTCTGCCGATTAATTTATAATCCTTCAAAACTTTGGCAACAATGGATTTTGAATATGTTTTTAGGAATGCTCATGATGTTATTCTTTTCAATCATTGCCGAAAAATCACAAATCCCATTAAATGTAATAAGTTCAGTTTTCGGAATTCCTGTAATTTTAATGATGCTTTTAAAACAGAATAAAGTGTAA
- the tamL gene encoding translocation and assembly module lipoprotein TamL, which produces MSCKHFKNSPQKYYKIISFATFIGLLYACSTTKKVPDGEYLLTHNNFEFEDKKQFFDDELQDYVQQKPNKKQLIFMPLSLLFYNAANPKYDTILNEYMTYPSEMRNQKLRDSLFIKYNMQSSVGKSLYMDRLFHNWGTPPVILDQTRTEKSAQSIEKRMTYRGFWDAEVKYAHKLDSASKKASVNYSIKHNSPTNIKEYYYNIPDLGIKGLYQQKMHESLVRSGQLLDQTVLEKEIMRINDWMRENGYYRFNAGNDEVGFVADSLLSRKEVPLILEIRKDSINRPYKRATFGNIDVAIVDHHSDFPRKTVKDSLRRIRFHKMNENYKISSLWRTIIVDSKTVYDQKKLDLTKRNLLAMNNFSILKARDSLRQGGATSPNDSIVDVLYILKPLDKYELKIGTDVNYSQLLNLGVSPSVDLTSRNIFRGAENLTTSIAGTFGSIRNPKNLDTRILAYEYSAQGSLSFPRLLLPFNYYKLIPKRYTPTSSIVLGASVQNNIGLGRTNFNTGLNYFANVNDQVSHRLTLFNTLFSLTKNKDNYYDFFVNDDVVRQTVFDDYFITNSQIKQDFESGVLTRDQVSEKIITDLEYAASAALDPKRADDLISFLGTIVNKDRQTQDVLISSMIYNFIYNEIGKKDYPNAFYFNGKVELAGNIPSVFNKKRQDDGGILRSPERTIFGIPYAQFVKFDFDVRKYFKFNGNQTLALRQFIGIGIPYGNSSAMPFVRSYFNGGSNDIRAWVAFGGLGPGASQIDEKVRTYLMGNIKLTTNIEYRVPFTEMYEGAIFTDIGNVWNTENNGFDDQFKFNKFIKEMGIGSGFGLRVNVAYITLRVDLAYKIYDPNKPEGDRWRFHDIKPLKPTLNIAFGYPF; this is translated from the coding sequence ATGAGCTGTAAGCATTTTAAGAATTCTCCTCAAAAATATTATAAAATAATATCATTTGCAACATTTATTGGATTACTTTATGCGTGCAGTACCACAAAAAAAGTTCCTGATGGTGAATATTTGCTTACTCACAACAATTTTGAATTTGAAGATAAAAAGCAATTTTTCGATGATGAGCTACAAGATTATGTACAGCAGAAACCTAATAAAAAGCAGCTGATTTTCATGCCGCTGAGTCTTCTTTTTTATAATGCTGCCAATCCTAAATACGATACTATTCTTAATGAATATATGACCTATCCTAGTGAGATGAGAAATCAGAAACTTCGTGATTCTCTTTTCATTAAATATAATATGCAGAGCAGTGTCGGGAAAAGTCTTTACATGGACAGGTTATTTCATAATTGGGGAACTCCGCCTGTGATTTTAGATCAGACAAGAACTGAAAAAAGTGCTCAATCTATCGAAAAAAGGATGACGTACAGAGGTTTTTGGGATGCCGAAGTTAAATACGCCCATAAGCTTGATTCAGCCTCAAAAAAAGCATCTGTAAACTATTCAATTAAACACAATAGCCCCACAAATATCAAAGAATATTATTACAATATTCCTGATTTAGGTATAAAAGGACTTTATCAGCAAAAAATGCATGAAAGTTTGGTGAGAAGCGGGCAATTGCTTGATCAAACGGTTTTAGAAAAAGAAATTATGCGTATCAACGATTGGATGCGTGAAAATGGATATTACAGGTTCAATGCCGGAAATGATGAAGTAGGATTTGTAGCAGATTCTCTATTAAGTCGTAAAGAAGTTCCTTTGATTTTAGAAATCCGTAAAGATTCGATAAATCGTCCTTACAAAAGAGCGACTTTTGGTAATATCGATGTTGCAATTGTTGATCATCATTCAGATTTTCCAAGAAAAACGGTGAAAGACAGTCTTAGAAGAATTAGATTTCATAAGATGAATGAAAACTATAAGATTTCGTCGTTATGGAGAACAATTATTGTAGATAGTAAAACTGTTTATGATCAGAAAAAATTAGATCTTACCAAAAGAAATCTTTTGGCGATGAATAATTTCAGTATTCTTAAAGCCCGAGATTCTTTGAGACAAGGAGGGGCAACTTCACCAAATGACAGTATTGTAGATGTTTTATATATCCTGAAACCTTTAGATAAATATGAGCTAAAGATAGGAACAGATGTCAATTATTCACAGTTATTAAACTTAGGAGTTTCGCCTTCAGTAGATTTAACGAGCCGAAATATCTTCCGTGGAGCCGAAAACTTAACGACGAGTATTGCAGGAACTTTCGGATCTATAAGGAACCCTAAAAACTTAGATACAAGAATTTTAGCGTATGAATATTCTGCGCAGGGATCTCTAAGCTTTCCTAGGCTTTTACTTCCATTTAACTATTACAAACTGATTCCTAAAAGATATACCCCAACATCTTCGATTGTTTTGGGAGCTTCGGTGCAGAATAATATCGGTTTGGGAAGAACCAATTTTAATACTGGTTTAAATTATTTTGCCAATGTAAATGATCAGGTATCACACAGGTTGACATTGTTTAATACTCTTTTCAGTTTAACAAAAAATAAAGACAATTATTACGATTTCTTTGTCAATGACGATGTCGTGAGACAAACGGTTTTTGATGACTATTTTATTACTAATTCTCAAATTAAACAAGACTTTGAATCTGGAGTTTTAACCAGAGATCAAGTTTCAGAAAAAATTATTACCGATTTAGAATATGCTGCTTCTGCAGCCCTTGACCCTAAAAGAGCAGATGATTTGATTTCTTTTTTGGGAACAATCGTCAATAAAGACAGACAGACTCAGGACGTTCTTATCTCATCGATGATTTATAATTTTATTTATAATGAAATTGGTAAAAAAGATTATCCTAATGCTTTTTATTTTAATGGAAAAGTAGAATTGGCAGGAAACATCCCGAGTGTTTTTAACAAAAAAAGACAAGACGATGGTGGAATTTTAAGAAGTCCCGAAAGAACAATTTTCGGAATTCCATACGCACAGTTTGTGAAATTTGACTTTGATGTAAGAAAATATTTTAAATTTAATGGTAATCAAACTTTAGCATTACGCCAGTTTATCGGAATTGGTATTCCTTACGGAAATTCTTCAGCAATGCCGTTTGTGAGGTCTTATTTTAATGGAGGTTCTAATGATATTCGAGCTTGGGTTGCTTTTGGAGGTTTAGGGCCTGGAGCTTCTCAGATTGACGAAAAAGTACGTACTTATTTAATGGGAAACATTAAGCTGACAACTAATATAGAATACAGAGTTCCGTTTACCGAAATGTATGAAGGTGCTATTTTTACAGATATCGGAAACGTTTGGAATACCGAAAATAACGGTTTTGATGACCAGTTTAAATTCAATAAATTTATTAAAGAAATGGGGATTGGTAGCGGGTTTGGTCTTAGAGTAAATGTTGCTTACATCACATTAAGAGTAGATTTAGCGTATAAAATTTATGACCCCAATAAACCTGAAGGTGACAGATGGAGATTCCATGATATTAAGCCTTTAAAACCTACCTTAAATATCGCTTTCGGATATCCTTTTTAA